The following DNA comes from Carassius auratus strain Wakin chromosome 46, ASM336829v1, whole genome shotgun sequence.
CCCTTATTGTTAATTTTGCTAAATTCTTGTTCTTTCCTAACAGGTTCCTCATAATGTTGCCAAAACGTCTTCGCTGTCTGGACAGTTAGTGGCCTGCCAGATCATTTCTCCATTCGAGTCTTTGATGGGATGTACTGTAATCGGTTATTTTAAAAACCTCCTGCGGGCAAATTCTCATTTTGCCAACAGTATCTGTCCATCACAACAGAAAGACTCACAAAGTACACAAAGAAATGAGCTCAGCAGTTTTGATTATACTCCTCCATCATGTGCAAAGTTGGATTCTCAACCCAGCAGTGAAGGATTCACACTCTCAAATGCATGGCAGTCACCTGGGTTATGCTTCCCCCCTGAAGAATTAAGTAATGACTTGTTACAGCAGTCCAGAGACTGTAATCATAACATTCTTTCACCAAAGACTGAAGAGACAAGAACATGTAAAAGCACTAGCCAAAGCAACACCAGTCAGTTAAAGCATGTTAACTGTATACAGGATGAATTGAAGAATGAAAGCCAGAACAGTCACAGAAAATCTTTTTCCTCAAGCTGTgacatgtttgaatcatcagcaCATTTTAACAGCTCTACTGCATGTGACAGTATAAATCCACTGGTCACGTTGCCCTGTGGAAATAATACTGACATAATTACATCTGAATGCCTTGTAAGAGCTAAAACCAGGGAAGAATGTGATGCAGCTTTATGTGAGAAGTCACTTTACAGTCATTCTGGTCAAAATACATGTTTTGATTTTGAGGACGCACCTTTATCTGAAAGTTTACAACATTTTGTCAGCTTTGAGCCTCAGATATCAGAGATACTTGACACAAAGGAGTGCATTTCAGGCAAAAGTGATCAAATGATTCAAGTGCAAAACAGATGCTCTCAGACTGAAAATTCAGTGGTCACAAGCATCTCAAAAACTCTTCAAATGCCTCTTTCTAGTGAAAAATGGCCCTCACCAATGTGCAATGTGAACAACATAAGCTGGAAAGGGAACAATGAAAATGACTGTCCGGAAAATCTTGAAACTAAGTTGAACAATGCTGAGATAAGTAAGACTGTTTTGTGCATTACCAATTCTTCAAAAAAGATGATTCCTTTCAGTCCTGACATTATGTGTGCATTCAATCGCTCTAGAAACGACAGGTTgtcttttacaaacaaaaaagaaatcccttttaaaagcaaaaaattaaCTAGGAGCAGACCCTCTGAGGCTTTTTGTTCAGTAAACAATGAAAAGGGCAAATATTTCATGCACTGTGCTCAAAGTGAGGTCCATTCTGTAAATTGCAAAGTCAAGCAGGAACGTATTGTGTTTGATGACCATGAGGAGAAGTACAATTGTTCTGTAGACTTGTTTGCTTCTGGTCAGAGCAGTATGGACATGAACCTTTCGGATGTGACAGATGTTTCTGAAGTCAATGAAGCGAGGAATGTCAACACATCAAAGCCTGGAGGTTCAGGGG
Coding sequences within:
- the LOC113064291 gene encoding DNA damage-induced apoptosis suppressor protein-like, which encodes MSNTRALVSCTVLSLQDSCFVYPCCKGCLSRLIQERKRAVCGRCGFTCDLQNVDYRYRLSFNVSRNQDIFGVTVFGGCLNPFFGITAGGLQRFIDLEKTEGTHTVQHLLVKAVEDCFIGKCVIFGLKVPHNVAKTSSLSGQLVACQIISPFESLMGCTVIGYFKNLLRANSHFANSICPSQQKDSQSTQRNELSSFDYTPPSCAKLDSQPSSEGFTLSNAWQSPGLCFPPEELSNDLLQQSRDCNHNILSPKTEETRTCKSTSQSNTSQLKHVNCIQDELKNESQNSHRKSFSSSCDMFESSAHFNSSTACDSINPLVTLPCGNNTDIITSECLVRAKTREECDAALCEKSLYSHSGQNTCFDFEDAPLSESLQHFVSFEPQISEILDTKECISGKSDQMIQVQNRCSQTENSVVTSISKTLQMPLSSEKWPSPMCNVNNISWKGNNENDCPENLETKLNNAEISKTVLCITNSSKKMIPFSPDIMCAFNRSRNDRLSFTNKKEIPFKSKKLTRSRPSEAFCSVNNEKGKYFMHCAQSEVHSVNCKVKQERIVFDDHEEKYNCSVDLFASGQSSMDMNLSDVTDVSEVNEARNVNTSKPGGSGALLFSPCLQSTPVSYYDNSCGQKTRRSQNRVGSLCSGKMKCKFKSKIIDQRLSVKRKNVDHLLVVESAGSFSGKSDMQDASCNLSINEWSKDLFENSF